The Coregonus clupeaformis isolate EN_2021a chromosome 37, ASM2061545v1, whole genome shotgun sequence sequence agcccccagagagagagagagagagagagagacacagacagacagacagacagacagacagacagacagacagacagacagacagacagacagacagacagacagacagacagacagacagacagacagacagacagacagacagacagacaagcaaaTGTCTGCAGTGTGGCCCACATCCAACACCTCACCCAACAGCAGTGTGACTCAcctagacgagagagagagagagagagagagagagagagagagagatgagagagacaggTCTAATAGAAGGAAataatagaaagagagagagaagaggggaggagagactagaAAAAGAGTAACAGAGGAGAGAGTTagtttccctctccctccctgaggCATTAAAGGgaggtagctcagctggtagagcatggcgtttgcaacgcgaaaataaaaaattaaatagaataatgtatgcactaactgtaagtcgctctggataagagcgtctgctaaatgacgtaaatgtaaataatataaGGCATGTAGACAGGACAGCATGCAGTACATGGCTTGACACTGGGGATCTGTAGTGATCAGTGAGTGATAGTGACAGTTCCTCATGTAAACCAGTTTAAATGAGGGTAAGTGATCCCTGGTTGGGTCTCATATGGGAATGGAGGGGGGCTGTCATCCCATCTTTCTCTTCTTCctgttcttccctctctctctcccaccatgaCTCCATTTCCTACATACAGGGCCgtagttgtgtatgtgtgtgtgttcccgacTGTTGATGCGTCTGTACGTTTTTGCAACTGTGCGTACATatttacaattgaagtcggaggtttacatacacttaggttggagtcattaaaactcgtttttcaaccactccacaaatgtcttgttaacaaactatagttttggcaagtcggttaggacatctactttgtgcatgacacaagtaatttttccaacaattgtttacagacagattatttcacttataattcactgtatcacaattccagtgggtcagaagtttacatacactaagttgactgtgcattttaacagcttggaaaattccagaaaatgatgtcatggctttagaagcttctgataggctaattgacatgtttcgagtcaattggaggtgtacctgtggatgtatttcaaggcctaccttcaaactcagtgcctctttgcttgacatcatgggaaaatcaaaaataAATCAGCCACAAAATTGTACAccgccacaagtctggttcatccttgggagcaatttccaaatgcctgaaggtaccacgttcatctgtacaaacaacagtacgcaagtataaacactatgggaccacgcagccgtcataccgctcaggaaggagacgcgttctgtctcctagagatgaatgtactttggtgcgaaaagtgcaaatcaatcccagaacaacagcaaaggaccttgtgaagatgctggaggaaacaggtacaaaagtatctatatccaaagtaaaacgagtcctatattgacataacctgaaaagccgctcagcaaggaagaagccactgctccaaaaccgccataaaaaaagccagactacggtttgcaactgcacatggggacaaagatcgaacctttctggtctgatgaaacaaaaatagaactgtttggccataatgaccatcgatatgtttggaggaaataggggttagcttgcaagctgaagaacaccatcccaaccgtgaagcacggggatggcagcatggggaaggaaaattatgtggatatattgaagcaacatctcaagacatcagtaaggaagttaaagcttgatcgcaaatggctcttccaaatggacaatgaccccaagcatacttccaaagttgtggcaaaatggcttaaggacaacaaagtcaaggtattggagtggccatcacaaagccctgacctcaagcctatagaaaatgtgtgggcagaactgaaaaagcgtgtgcgagcaaggaggcccacaaaactgactcagttacaccagctctgtcatgtggaatgggccaaaattcaccaaacttattgtgggaagcttgtggaaggctacccgaaacgtttgacccaagttaaacaatttaaagttaatgctaccaaatactaattgagtgtatgtaaacttctgacccactgggaatgtgatgaaagaaataaaagctgaaataaatcattctctctattattattctgacatttcacattcttaaaataaagtggtgatcctaactgacctaagacagggaatttgtactaggattaaatgtcaggaattgtgaaaaactgagtttaaatgtatttggctaagatgtatgtaaacttccaacttcaactgtacgtagGCGTGTAGTGAAAGGCGGCATTGGGTTTTTGAAGGTGAAGAGGCCTTCATCTGCTGCCCAGCTGTTGTCATCTTGCCATGTTGTTCTCAATCTCAATCTCCAGccccttctcccctcttctctccttttccccctctcctctcctctcttcccccttcctctcctcttctctcctcttctccccccttctctcctctcctctcctcttctctcttcttccccctctcctctcctctcctctcctctcctctcctctcctctcctctcctctcctctcctctcctgttctccccccttctctcctcttctccctccttctctcctcttctcccccttctctcctcttcccctctcctctcctctcctcccccttctctcctctcctctcctctcctcttctccccccttctcccccttctctcctcttctcccctcttctctcctctcctctcctctcctctcctctcctctcctctcctctcctctcctctcctctcctctcctctcctctcctctcctcttctcccccttctcccctcttctctcctcttctccccccttctccccccttctcctcttctctcctctcctctcctcttctccccctccacacacacacaacacctgcaCCTCCCAACCGCTCTCTGTGAAAATATTAAGACACTTCCTAGCTGATAGCTCATCTTTTAGTCCTCAGAAGGAAGACACATGTTCCTAAGTGGCTGCCAACTCCCTTGCAGTCATCGccgacaagtgtgtgtgtgtgtatgtgtcatattCCCTGGCCCGAGGCAGGCTTtagccaaagagagagagagagagcgagagagagagcgagagagcgagagagcgagagagagagtgagagagagtgagagagagagagagagagagagagagagagagagagagagagagagagagagagagagagagagagagagagagagagagagagagagagagagagagagagagagagagagagagagagagagagagagcccctggCCCGAAGCGAGCTATTGTCAGAGTGGGTGACATCAGTGGCGAAATGAGGCAGCTGACAGGGGACATGACACAGGAGTCcacttacagtgtgtgtgtggaaagtGGTCACATCGCAGGCAGACCATCACCTCTAGATGAGGATCAGCTAGGAACACAGTGAAACGGGTCATCCATGTTGTGTAGTTGTGTTCctctggcagacagacacacagtagggAGGCTGAGCCATTAGAACAACATCACTCATTAGGGCGATGATACTGGGTGTGTTGCTGCAGAGCGCCAAtggagctaacacaagtcttcaggtctcaggcgaGGTTACTCATGtgatttacgtgtgtgtgtgtgactaactCAGAGCTTTCAGTGTTAACAGTGAGACAGACTAGCCTAACTCCTATCACTAAAGGTGCAGAGGCCACAGATTGAGTCAGACTGCAGGCTCTTGATTACAGTAGAGAATACCAAGCCTGACTGGGACAGTGACTATATAGACTACAGCTTTTTGAACAGGTTAACATAACTTCACTGTTTTCTAAACTTCCTTGAAGTGCTCATGTATGttttatcccctctcctccctctcctccctcccctcccctcctcgtctactctcctccctctcctccgtctcctccgcccctctcctcccctctcctccctctcccctccctctcctccctctcctccctccctcccctcctcctccccctcctcctccgtctcctccgcccctctcctccgtctcctccgctcctctcctcccctctcctccatctcctccgcccctctcctcccctctcctccctctcctccatctcctccgcccctctcctcccctctcctccctcctccgtctctccgcccctctcctgccctctcctccctctactccatctcctccGCCCCTCTCCTTTGCtccattccccctctccctctcctctcctctcctctcctctcctctcctctcctctcctctccctctcctctcctctcctccctcctctccttccccctcccccctctcccctctccctctccccctcctctccctcctctcctctcctctcctctcctctctctcctctctcctccgctccctctcctcctctgctctcctctcctcctccgctctcctctcctctcctcacctcctccgctctcctctcctcctccgctctcctctcctccctcccctcctcctctccagatGGTGTTGCTGGCTCGGTGTGAGGGCCACTGCAGCTACACGTCGCGCTCCGACCCTCTCATCTCCTTCAGCTCGGTGTTGAAGCAGCCCTTCAAGAGTACCTGTTTCTGCTGCAAGCCCCACACCTCCAAGCTGAAGGCTGTGAGGCTCCGCTGCGCCGGAGGAGCCCGCATCACCGCAACCTACCGCTACATCCTAGCCTGCAACTGTGAGGAGTGCAGCTGAGCAGAGTCCCAACGACTATTGGCCTTTTAGaaccgtgttcttggggacggGAGAGTGGGGGATTTCTGAACcatgcaataataataataatggatttATATAGCGCATTTCTACCCACTGAGATACTCAAAGCGCTTTACATAgtaactcacctcatccaccaccaatgtgtgGCACCCACCTGGAGGAATGTACAATTTCATGGTTCTACATGTGTTTCTAGACCTGACTGAGAAGTCAGTCATGAGAACCTTCATTCTTCTTGACTTTGTCAATCCTCTAAATTCACCACCTATCTGTCTGGACCAAGATTCACCTGAGCTCCTGTTCCTCATCCAGTGGCTCAGTCACCAACCTGAGCCCCATTAGGAACCCTGATCCCCAATTCTGTGTGTCTAGAACCAAGGGAACACTCGGCTCCTCAAGGATCCCAGAAGGAGCCATTTCTGCTAATCCATCCAGGGTAGATGAGATTTCCCAGATCCAATAGAATCTCCCCCATGAGTTCAGACCCAAAATAAACTTTTTTCGGTTTCAGCCAAACTCTCAGCACTCATTACAAGCAACAATAACACATATGCATGTGCATAGACTCGTAttcaatcacacatcccctctctaattacacacaccctctccccaCTCTCACCACTAATTACATGCATCAATAAAGTTATGGTGCCGACATCATAAAAACCCAACAACACAACATGCGCCATTAAAAGCAGCATGGGACAGAGTAGGCCGTGTATCCCTATGAGATACATGTGTATTAACTGTGGTTAACTACACCTTCACCCTGTCTCCTAGCCAGACCATAAACATTTAACACACTCCACCAGCTTTTCATCTATCTGTGTAAAACATGACAAACCCTGGCAGGCCATATCACCAGCTGATGTACTCTCAGAGGAAAGACTCTTACACCATGACTGCTTTGGCCCTAGCCAGAGGACTATAACGCAAAATGCATCAGAGTGCAAAAGTGGAGTTTCCGGAGGGACATTCTGTTGATGGGCGGGCTAGACACTATGGTTGGGAGATACAGTGATGGGAAGCCATTTTGCGGAGTGGTATATGGACTCTAAAGAAAAATGGTCAGTCAATGCTCTGTGCAACTGACGATATGGTGGTTGTTATTGTTGAAACTATTAATATTATTATCGTGCCAGAGTTTATGATTActgacacatgttttgctatcATTAAGTACTTCACTAATTATGTAATTTCAATACTGAGATACTTTGAGAATAGAATCTATGTGTTACAGCTTGTGCTGCTCACCAGTCACAATTCAAATACATTCTTTTGACTTACTCTGGGTGTGTGCATGTTACCGCTTTAGTGCATTTAAGACAGTCCCAAACCATTGCATTTATGAGGAGTCAGGTACTATATCTATCTACCAGATGAAGCTATGGGGAGAGGTTTCCATTTTGGAATAGAGTGGAATGGTGTTAAGATAATGTTGGACAAAACAAAGACCTCAGAGTCCCACAGAAGTGATGACTGAAGTGCTTCGAACTCCTGTCGAGAAAGAgatcacagacacagacacagacacagacacagacacagacacacacacacacacacacacacacacacacacacacacacacacacacacacacacacacacacacacgcacacacgcctTTGTTCTTAGCTATGGCCTCTAACTGTACCATCCTCTAGGAAATCATACCATTTCCTGGTCTGACTTTTTAATGCAGATCACCGCTGACAGTGCGATTGGCTGCTTCACATGTCAACCTAATAAACACTCTTCCTTTTGTTTCTGGAGATTGATTTTTCCCTCACTGgctgtctcctctctgtgtgtccccctcatcagcacacacacacacatgctcgcacacacacacaaacacacacacaccattctgtTCCATGAGCCAGGGGGTATAATTATGTGGACTGATTTGACAGCATAACACAGTAGCATAATGCTTGTCACACTGACGCTAACAAGGTTCTTATGGCTGCCCTAGAAGTGACATATGAATAAGATATTTGGCAATGCAAGCAGccatggtcacacacacacacacacaaacacacgcacgcacacacagacacacacacacacagtactgtcATTCTAATAACAGAAACAACACCCTCAAATGTCAGCTATAGAATTCATTTCAGTCCCTCTAGGAATTCCTGGGTCAGAATCTTTCCAGGTGCGACACAATAAGGCGTAAATGCTATTTTCATAACCCCTCAAAACATCCATATTTTAATACATACTTTTCATTTTCTCAAAAACGGTGATAATCATAACCATTCAACGTTCAATACAAATCATCCAAAGGAAATGGTTTGATCACGCATCGCCTTATGTTTCTATGTGGACGGATGATGACTTCACATCTTGCTGTTCACTGTCTGATGCTCTATAGAATGGTCCAAGACACAACAGGATCCGTTTGGTCTGTCGCTGCACGGTAAGTAGAATATCCTACATTTTTGTTTTAATCATATGGCGCGTTTCAGCACAACCAAAGGTCTTTATATTAGACATGAAGATCTCCTGTACTAGTGGTGAACCATGCCAGGTAAAACGTTGATGTGTTGAGAGTTGTTTGTGTAGATACTGGACGCTACACACACTGTTGTTGTAGAACAACATTATGTACTGGACGCTACACACACTGTTGTTGTAGAACAACATTATGTACTGGACGCTACACACACTGTTGTTGTAGAACAACATTATGTACTGGACGCTACACACACTGTTGTTGTAGAACAACATTATGTACTAGACGCTACACACACTGTTGTTGTAGAACAACATTATGTACTGGACGCTACACACACTGTTATTGTAGAACAACATTATGTACTGGACGCTACACACACTGTTATTGTAGAACAACATTATGTACTGGACGCTGCACACACTGTTATTGTAGAACAACATTATGTACTGACGCTACACACACTGTTATTGTAGAACAACATTATGTACTGGACGCTGCACACACTGTTATTGTAGAACAACATTATGTACTGGACGCTACACACACTGTTATTGTAGAACAACATTATGTACTGGACGCTGCACACACTGTTATTGTAGAACAACATTATGTACTGGACGCTGCACACACTGTTATTGTAGAACAACATTATGTACTGGACGCTGCACACACTGTTATTGTAGAACACCATTATGTACTGGACGCTGCACACACTGTTATTGTAGACCAACATTATGAGCTGCgaaagaaaataaacaaaacagatgaacacacacacacagtaatattCTATGGATCAATAGGAAGATAACAGAAGCACTGCTGAACGTGAGAGAGAAAATGGATCAAGTGTGTTGATATTAAATAACTTACAGTTATTATTCTTCTCATTTTCGATCGCTCTCCAAAGTCACAGAAGATACGGCACTGTCCTCTTTATTACAATAAAGCATCAATCCATCCATCACCATCCTTCGTAGTTACTGAAAACATACAATAATCTTAAATTGTATTTCCATTATACAGTCAACAACAAAATCAAGTTACAAACTGCCTTCTACAGCCcaatccagaaacaacccctcgCCCCTTTCTCTTCGGTTTCTGTAGATCTGAAGGAGTTATTATAGGTGTAAGCGATATGACAAAGCTCCTCTAAATTCATTGGGAGGCTTAGAGTAGCCATCACCAAACATATTTCTTACACCTATCTGGTCCTTTTAGATCTGGTAACACCAAAGCTGTATAGGGCTGTGGGTTATTTTTGGACTGGGTACTTGAAATGAATCCTGTCCTccagagcagggtttcccaaactcggtcctgtgtagtgctagggcaaaaccaaaacgtgcacccagagagggccccaggactgagtttggggaaccctgctctGGAGTAAAAGGTATTGAGTGACATCATCGCCCTCTGTTGGGCCATTGGAATAGACACCCTGTTAAATATACTCTACTCTAAATAATTGCCTACACAGTTTGGGGTAACTCCGTCCATTCCAACTCCAGTTACTGACAGC is a genomic window containing:
- the LOC121536586 gene encoding norrin; its protein translation is MWPPAPLSPPSGLLLLLVFCPLVVVVQASSSKAESGHGTHHGDTDPHRCMRHHFVETITHSIYKCNSKMVLLARCEGHCSYTSRSDPLISFSSVLKQPFKSTCFCCKPHTSKLKAVRLRCAGGARITATYRYILACNCEECS